The window GAATTTATAATTAGAGGGGAAATAATTCCAGATTAAtttagatttatttaaaattgcagcttgttaaaatgtttgtttgaaaatttgaatacgagcttttatttatatatgtatTCTTTATCTTCACATCaaattctggaaaaaaaggTTCACGCAATGTGCATACACGAACAAACTCAAATATTTCATTTATGTTCATTTTTGTTCAGATTAAGAAATCCAAAACGGTTTTAGAACGTGCAAAACCTCAGTGAAGTAAAATGGAGGAAAAggcaggaattttttttttaaaaaaaacaaaatgtcaaaaataaccTCAGCTTTTTTAAGGAAGAGGGCGGAGGAGACTAAAAAAGCCTTCTCCCTTTTTTGTAATAACTTCTAAAACCGTTCTAGGGAttgaaatttggtgactttttaTTCATCATTTTAATTACGTTACGCCTGTTGCCATGGTGACTCATCGGTGAACAGATAGTCagggaacaaatttttttgttaaatattctTACTCACTGTTGCAAAGTCATATAAATGTCTAACATTTTTCAAGGTTCGAAAATATAATGATGACGTCAACTTTCGTGACTTTTAGAAGGGTTTTAAGGACCCCTCGTCAATTTAGAGCCCCCAAATTCCTCCACTTGAATAAGCCTAAGCATTATGCAAAAGGAGATGGAAATGTAGTTAGCATAGATATCCATTTTAAATTCGTAAGTTTTTATTTGAGCCATCGCATAGTTTGCAAAGATTCTACCCAAACtttgaaatgtaaattttaacgTTACAATGAAGAATGCATGTAAATTTCCCACAGTAAACAGGTAGCAGCTATACCTCTTTGAATCATTTCTCTAACCGGCCTCGTTATCACAATAAGTCTAACATTACCAAGTCCTAGAATTAGAAGAACTGCACATGATAGGGCCATAAAAGTAGAACTTCATGGCAACAAAATGCGTTGAAAATTCTTCACCACCCACCTTCACCTGCCAAAAAGTATTTCGATTTGACGTTTTactgtgttatattttttttctttttttcactaGTTTGTTTCTTAATATGTATCTACCGAACAACTCAACGTCGGTAATTAAATATTTCTCCAAAGTAACCcctttaaatatataatataattttttttttcgccacatGAGGTAAAAACAGCTGCTGTGAGCTATAAAACATGGACTAATTAAATAATCTTTAGGCGTGGTCTTGAAATGTTTTTGGtttctataaaataataattttagtaTAATAAGACTCCTTGGATGCAATAAATATGttaagagaaaagaaaaaagaaaagaaaaatttcgtGATAAAACTTTGGCAAAGTCATTGTCAAAATTAACCTTAAGATAAAATTTCTCAACGTTTTTTATTAGCAAATATTAAAATGCTATTTgcaataaaattattctttttttggaacaaaaaagaaagaaacaatTTTGTAACTTTGCTTTGTCTTCATTGTTTGGAAAACAACCAGGCCATTTTGCACAGGTGAGACGACAATTTCTTACAGGCACACAATGCAGCTGTATAGAAGGTTAAAGGTTAAATATTTCAAATAGAAATGTTGCAACACAGGTGATAGGTTGCATTTACAGAAATCTggaattataaaagtttaaTTGGAAATATATAGTTTGATATATCTTGAGGGAAAACAATTGAATTTTTGATATATATTATGGGAGAGAGATTTAGTTTCACAGCTCTTTTGAATTTCCAATTTTGAACATTCTTCCTCCTCTTGACGTCATGGATGATAAGGTATATATATTTTGGCGAGCAGAATCTTAATGCATTAATTTGTCTGCAACCAGAGAAGAATTTCTGCAGTTGTGTATGAAGATGACTTTCGTCGCGAAATTATTGGTCTTTTCACTATGTGTTGTATTGGTGTGTAGCTACAAGCTTGAAAATTCAGGTGGTAAGGAAAAAGGAGAAAATGCTTCTTCTACGTtatttaatattaaaaaaagttgaattatTATAGAATAAAATTAGAAATATGCAAGGCATATAATTAAGCTGTCATCTTTGCATATTATAGCAAAGCAAACACAATTTTTCATAAACTTCAACTACGCAAAAAATATCCATCGGCTGGACTGCATTGATATCCGGACATTTAAAATGTTCACATCAATGCTAGCCAAAAATATCAAGCTGCAAAACTCGATTCAacgttttaaaatttaactGTCAAGAAACCATATAAAAGCGGTATAACTAGGTTTTCTAACATGCACGCTATTTACAAGAACTATCTATATCCTGAGATTTACTCAACAGTATGAATGTGCCATGCATAAGCCCGCAGTCACAATCCTTATTTAAATTACGTAAGTTAGGACATGATTTATCAACCCTTAAAATTTGAGATGGATACTAGTCGTGAAAAGAATtaccaacaaaaataaaatacaataaaaacgaaCATTTAGTCAAAATCTAAACATctttttttgtcaataaaaaataaatactatgGTTTAACCATAATTTATGTCTGAATCTGTGTTAGAAAGATCTAAGCGAACACGGTTACAGTAATTACAGCCATTTATTAATATAGTTCAAAACTGCTACTTTATCTCGTATTGTGCCTCGTTATTTTATAGATGTCGACAATCATAATTCCGACTCAACCGAAAACCGTAACTTCGAATCGACGGACAATCAAAAACGTGATCTAAGTAAGCAAACTTTTTGCGTTTTTAATTATTCCAATGCATTAATCTTGACGcaataagaaaagaaaagctACCAGGAGCATCTATTTGTTCTAATGTCTAGTACAGAtacctaaaaataaataactttctataagttttttatagaaagtttcaaataaGAGCTTTGTTAAGCTGCGCCGCCaaggtttttttattagaaCGCAATacagtttaacaaaagtttgtaGGTTTAGAATTATATGCTGGGAAGAGATTTAAATTTTCATGACTActattaattaaattttattaagatATACTTTACTTTTGCTTTCTTCACCATCTTTTTTGGGTTTCGGTGGGTTCAAACCCTGTGCTAATCGTTCCAGCGAGGAATTAAGCCTTTTAAGAGTTGATATTTTAGTTGATTTTCTGATAAGGAATTTTCCTGCTCTCACAAATCGTTATCTAAACTGGAACTTCTTTATAAGatccgtttttttaaaaaaaaatcagtaaaattcTTTTCACCTTAAATAGAAATCCTAAAACCACTCGGGATTCCTTTGCGTTTTCTTGTTGATGATTAATATaaagaataatttaataatttaatagttttaaataataaatattagcACACACAAGATTTTAGGCAAACCGTTCTGGTTCGCCCCATGTTCCATCAGACCTGTAATTTCTAGAACCCAGACCCTAGATTACCACGTGCCAAATACTCCGCAGGTGTATAGTCAAACTGGATCTCAGGAAGCATAACTATTATTTCAACACTGTTTTGTCCaatttttcacattattttattgtttatttgatTCAGCATCAAGAAACGAGTTAAATCATGCCGAAGACACACGTAAGTCAAAATGACTTGTTATTCTAATTGCTGTAACTCAACAGTCTACTTGTGTTATAAAtgatacattttttttcaatgtagCGTTGAGACTTGGACGTGAAGCAAAACGAAAAACGCGTAAGTTTCGTTAACTTTTGAATAAGAGAGAAAGTGTGTTTCTGTTCTAGTTATACATTTTCCCAATTTCAAGCATTTTAAGgtaaatatcattttttaatttcttgaaaGTTTCTGATATATCTATACATTTACAATTTCAGCATTAGGGTTTAATCGTGCACGTTGGTTTCCATTAGCAACAATTCGAAGCTACATTGCACGTTTAAAACTAAGTCACGATTTGTTTTCCTTGAAACAATTCTTTTACtggcaaaattgtttttttagcgTTAAGACTTGGAAGAGAATCTGATCGTGGTCGAAATAcacgtaatattttttttcattattattttatgataTCCCATAACCAAAACAAGCATACCAAATTGCGTGGTGAACACTGGCTCCACTCTGCAATAtaccttaaaaattaaaataatcaaaGTTCAATACTAACTAACATAAAGACCAGAACTCTTTCAAGAACGCTCTCAATAAGATCTACTGAAACTTTTTCGACGCAATATTTAATTAAGGATTTAAATAGTAGGAGAATGCATAAGACACACGCAAACACCGTGCGCTAGACGAGTTGAGCGGTAGACTGATATAATGGTGCAAGTCTGGCTCATATTGTCTACAATAAAccaaataacaaatatataataaaatataataaaataaccaAATAacataacacaacaaaaaaattcgtTATTACACCTTTTACCCATCCTATGCTCTTTCAGCTTTAAGACTTGGCCGTGAATCTGATCAGGCAAGAAACACACGTAAGTCTTGGTTATCTAATGCtgtaaaaatatttcacaaCATTTCGATtcattttctataaaaaatattttagcctTACGACTTGGACGCGAATTATATCATGAAAGAAAAGACATACGTAAGTCATGAGTTAAACTCACAGCATCATAGGAATTTATGGTAAAAAATGAGATCTCTTTAGACTAAGTTCCAGTTCTGTCGTTAGTTTTCTTTGAACAATAGATGCACAACATATCAGTTGATTGAAATCAACGAAACTTATATTGCCAAATAACACCTATATTTCTATATAGCATTAAGACTGGGGCGAGAATCGGAAGATGACACTCGTAAGTTCACCAAATCTTTATCTTTTCTAAATAGCcgctctttattttattttcactgCTTAAAAGCAGGAAATATAACAGCCAACTGATTTTCCCAATCTGATTCTTGATCAAAAGAGATGTAAGGATAGAGAAATAAAGAGTTCCACAACAATACTGTATTATTTTATGATAATTCAGAGCGTTGTAAGAATTTATTGCGTTCTTGCAATTTTTAGCGATTTATATTTTTGCCACTCCAATTATATTTAGCTTTACGACTTGGACGAGAATCTAACTATGCCAAGGAAACTCGTAAGTTTCTTTTAGATAATAGAAACACAGCATGTAAATTGATTGAAATCAAATAAAACTTATAATGCTTAATATCTTTGTTTAGCATTAAGACTGGGGCGAGAATCTGATCGGGCAAGAAACACACGTAAGTTCACCAAACTTCATTTTTTCTAAATAACTGCATTTATTGGGTCTAAAAATGGGAGCTGAAACATCCCATTGCTTTTTCGGTTAAAACAATTTATATATGAAAAGAGACTTAAGAAAATCCTATAAGTACATGTCAGTGCAACGAGAGAGATTGCTACAaggaaaaaactttaaatacaaCCGCGTACATTGTTGCTTTGTCGAGCATCATATCGTGAAAAAGCAGGTTTTTATTCTGACACTCCAATTATGTTTAGCTTTACGACTTGGACGAGAATCTAACTATGCCAAGGAAACTCGTAAGTTTCTTTTAAACAAGAGATACATAATATTAACTGATTGAAGTCAATTAAAACATATATTGCAAAATAAGCATAAGATTGGGACGAGAAGGCTCTAATTCTAAAAACAACACACGGTCAagctttttttgataaatcactGTTTGCGATTTACGCTAGGAAATTTACACAGCTTTTCATCTTTAGCATTAAGACTTGGAAAACACTCTCGTTACGCTGAAGACACATGTAAGTTGCATTTGAAGAATCAATTCCATCTTACAGGCCACTTGAATATACTGTCGTTCTGTTCTAACTGAATTCACAGCAGGGAGCTATATTTCAGCTGTATTTTGATTTTTCAATGATAATATCAGTTTAATTGCAGCGTTAAATATTAATTATTccactaaaacaaaaatgatcACAAAAATTTGTTATGAAACTAAAGTAGATACATAAACGAAAGATCACTGTACCTATCAATTGCTTCATTGTGTCCTTTTAGCGTTAAGACTTGGACGGCAACACAACAAAGCCAGAGATACACGTAAGTAAAGCTAACAAACCAAGTTATTAAAATAACTAAGATTAATATTGTTAACAGAAATTCCTGTCAATGCCAATAATTGTTTTAATGGATActcgaatttatttttgtaacctTTAAGGGTTGACTCCACGTTTTATATTTATACtaacgttttatttttttttttaacaagtagcaaaaaaacaaataaattaaatttcagtAGACGCAGCCTTGTTCTGTCTTTTCTTATCTATCGTTGTCAAAAACAAATGCAATAAAGGAATCAGAGATACTATAATTgtacgtgttttttttttgttgttgtgcatTTTCTTCGcgctgtttaaataaaaaaaaaaattaatattatttgTTTCCGATTGACAAGAATGGCAATGAATTCTATGgttcattttctttatttttgttacatttataagtttttgAGTAGACATCATTCTAGACTTGTTTTTACATTACTGGTTTTGATGCTTACTACATATTTTGCGGCGTAAATTATTGCGGTTTCGATGCTTACTACATATTTTGCGGCGTAAATTATTGCGGTTTCGATGCTTACTACATATTTTGCGACATAAATTATTGCGTTATGTCAATAATTTGATGATTTTGCGGCATGAATATTGCGATTTTGTTAATTTCTGTCGAGATTTTCCCCCGTTTTAtcttaataaaaatgtttttaatgtttagcATAGTAATTTGTTTGTAtagattattattttatttacattttgcgACTTTAATTATTGCGTTTTGacatgttttcaaaaaatttgcgaCATTTATTATTACTATTCACTATGGTGTATTGCATATTGCGACACAAATTCTTGCGATTTTAAGCAAAACCCGCAATAGCTAATTTATATCTGCAACAATTTATGTCTGCAACAATTTATGTACTGATAAATACGTTCGGTTCAGTATTTTTCCCTTTTAACAGCGTGAACATTATTTTGTCTTTGTTTAGCATTGAGACTCGACAGAGAATCTGATCGTAGCAAAAACACACGTAATTTTTACCATCATGAAAATGAACTATATACTTATTAGTAAACAGAATCGCATCAAATctattttttgtgtttcttaGCATTGAGACTCGGCAGAGAATCTGATCGTAGAAAAAACACACGTAAGTTTTATCATCATGAAAAAGAACTATATACTTCTTAGTAAACAGAATCGTATCAAATATATTATTTTGTCTTTGTTTAGCATTGAGACTCGGCAGAGAATCTGATCGTAGCAAAAACACACGTGAGTTTTATCATCATGAAAATGAACTATATACTTATTAGTAAACAGAATCGTATCAATTctattttttgtgtttcttaGTATTGAGACTCGGAAGAGAATCTGATCGTAGCAGAAACACACGTGAGTTTTACCATTATGAAAATGAACTATATACTTATTAGTAAACAGAAGCGTatcaaatgtattttttgtgtttcttaGCATTGAGACTCGGAAGAGAATCTGATCGTAGCAGAAACACACTTAAGTTTTACCATCATGAAAATGAACTATATACTTATTAGTAAACAGAATATCGTATCAAATGTATTATTTTGTCTTTGTTTAGCATTGAGACTCGGCAGAGAATCTGATCGTAGCAGAAACACACGTAAGTTTTACTATTATGAAAATGAACTATATACTTGATAGTAAACAGAAGCGTATCAAATGTATTATTTTGTCTTTATTTAGCATTGAGACTCGGAAGAGAATCTGATCGTAGCAGAAACACACGTAAGGTTTACCATCATGAAAATGAACTATATACTTATTAGTAAACAGAATCGTATCAAATCTATTATTTTGTCTTTGTTTAGCATTGAGACTCGGCAGAGAATCTGATCGTAGCAGAAACACACGTAAGTTTTACTATTATGAAAATGAACTATATACTTGATAGTAAACAGAAGCGTATCAAATATATTATTTTGTCTTTGTTTAGCATTGAGACTCGGAAGAGAATCTGATCGTAGCAGAAACACACGTAAGTTTTACCATCATGAAAATGAACTATATACTTATTAGTAAACAGAATCATCTTAAACATATTTTCTAGGGCTTAAACCTTAGACCGCTCGGGCATCCGTCCATGTTACATGTTTATTAACATTGACGCTTGGATGAGAAAAAGAATATACCAAGAATACACATGAGCCAGATTTCCTTTAGAATTGTgttgtaaacttcttttacaagCAGAAATTTTAAGAGTGAGGCATCGCAattaattatattattttagCCAATTTTAACTGTTTGATATTTAGCTTTAAGACTAGGACGAGAAGACCATACTCGAAGTTAATTACATTTTTAACTTCATAATAAGTTCTGTTCAATTTCTTTTTACTAAATCGGTGGATTGTTTATCCTGCGACTCCAATTATATTTAGCTTTACGGCTTGGACGAGAGTCTAACTATGCCAATAAAACTCgtaagttttttttcacaattgaTGCACATGTTAATAGATTGAAATCAAATAAAACATATAATAATAACACCTATTTTTATTTAGCATTAAGACTGGGGCGAGTATCTGAAGACGACACTCGTAAGTTTGTTCAttaaatctttatttttctATAATAACTGCATTTTAATGGGTAAAAAAATGGGAGATGCAACATCTCATCgttttttccttaaaaacattttaatatcaAAAGAGACGTAAGACAGTCCTACAGGTACGAGTTAATGCAACGAGAGAGATTgctacaaaaaaactttatatacaACCGCGTACATTGTTGTTTTGTAAAGTTGTCCAGCATTCCAATGTAAGAAAGCAAGTATTTATTCTGACACTCCAATTATGTTTAGCTTTACGACTTGGACGAGAATCTAACTATGCCAAGGAAACacgttagttttttttttagattcacAACATTTCAAATTGATTGAGATCAAATAAAACTTATAATAATGACACCTACTTTTTTTAGCATTACGACTGGGGCGAGAATCTGAAGACGACACTCGTAAGTTTGTTCACcaagttttcattttttcaaaatagttcTTTTTCAATTCCTTTTGGCTATGTGAAAGCAGGAAATTTAACAGCTCGCTGATTTTTGCAATCAGATCATTGATCAAGAGTAACGTAAGAGAATACACTGCATACCATATGCTGGTCCTCCTTACGCAATTCCAACTGAACTGAAGTCTTTTTCTAATGACTTCACATTTTCATTTCAACACTTAGAATCTATTCTGCGTCGCTGCTGCTTTGTagagcaaatttaaaaaagagtttttctcttcgtatttttaaaattttttagaattgttatttttttgtctagcTTTGAGACTTGGAAGAGAGTCTGACGACGCC is drawn from Hydractinia symbiolongicarpus strain clone_291-10 chromosome 8, HSymV2.1, whole genome shotgun sequence and contains these coding sequences:
- the LOC130654945 gene encoding involucrin-like isoform X17; the protein is MKMTFVAKLLVFSLCVVLVCSYKLENSGDVDNHNSDSTENRNFESTDNQKRDLTSRNELNHAEDTPLRLGREAKRKTPLRLGRESDRGRNTPLRLGRESDQARNTPLRLGRELYHERKDIPLRLGRESEDDTPLRLGRESNYAKETPLRLGRESDRARNTPLRLGRQHNKARDTPLRLGRESDRRKNTPLRLGRESDRSKNTLLRLGRESDRSRNTPLRLGRESDRSRNTPLRLGRESDRSRNTPLRLGRESDRSRNTPLRLGRESDRSRNTPLRLGRESDRSRNTPLRLGRESNYANKTPLRLGRVSEDDTPLRLGRESNYAKETPLRLGRESEDDTPLRLGRESDDAENTPLRLGREYETSKDTPLRLGRESRHDMNTRLRLGRESDHAKRTPLRLGREHDTAKETPLRLGRESYHDEKDTPLRLGRGSDRNKFKQHENNQKYKRSVNDANNMAM
- the LOC130654945 gene encoding involucrin-like isoform X15, giving the protein MKMTFVAKLLVFSLCVVLVCSYKLENSGDVDNHNSDSTENRNFESTDNQKRDLTSRNELNHAEDTPLRLGREAKRKTPLRLGRESDRGRNTPLRLGRESDQARNTPLRLGRELYHERKDIPLRLGRESEDDTPLRLGRESNYAKETPLRLGRESDRARNTPLRLGRESNYAKETPLRLGKHSRYAEDTSLRLGRESDRSKNTLLRLGRESDRSRNTPLRLGRESDRSRNTPLRLGRESDRSRNTPLRLGRESDRSRNTPLRLGRESDRSRNTPLRLGRESDRSRNTPLRLGRESNYANKTPLRLGRVSEDDTPLRLGRESNYAKETPLRLGRESEDDTPLRLGRESDDAENTPLRLGREYETSKDTPLRLGRESRHDMNTRLRLGRESDHAKRTPLRLGREHDTAKETPLRLGRESYHDEKDTPLRLGRGSDRNKFKQHENNQKYKRSVNDANNMAM
- the LOC130654945 gene encoding involucrin-like isoform X50, with amino-acid sequence MKMTFVAKLLVFSLCVVLVCSYKLENSGDVDNHNSDSTENRNFESTDNQKRDLTSRNELNHAEDTPLRLGREAKRKTPLRLGRESDRGRNTPLRLGRESDQARNTPLRLGRELYHERKDIPLRLGRESEDDTPLRLGRESNYAKETPLRLGRESDRARNTPLRLGRESNYAKETPLRLGRQHNKARDTPLRLDRESDRSKNTPLRLGRESDRSRNTPLRLGRESDRSRNTPLRLGRESNYANKTPLRLGRVSEDDTPLRLGRESNYAKETPLRLGRESEDDTPLRLGRESDDAENTPLRLGREYETSKDTPLRLGRESRHDMNTRLRLGRESDHAKRTPLRLGREHDTAKETPLRLGRESYHDEKDTPLRLGRGSDRNKFKQHENNQKYKRSVNDANNMAM
- the LOC130654945 gene encoding involucrin-like isoform X3, encoding MKMTFVAKLLVFSLCVVLVCSYKLENSGDVDNHNSDSTENRNFESTDNQKRDLTSRNELNHAEDTPLRLGREAKRKTPLRLGRESDRGRNTPLRLGRESDQARNTPLRLGRELYHERKDIPLRLGRESEDDTPLRLGRESNYAKETPLRLGRESDRARNTPLRLGRESNYAKETPLRLGKHSRYAEDTSLRLGRQHNKARDTPLRLDRESDRSKNTPLRLGRESDRRKNTPLRLGRESDRSKNTLLRLGRESDRSRNTPLRLGRESDRSRNTPLRLGRESDRSRNTPLRLGRESDRSRNTPLRLGRESDRSRNTPLRLGRESNYANKTPLRLGRVSEDDTPLRLGRESNYAKETPLRLGRESEDDTPLRLGRESDDAENTPLRLGREYETSKDTPLRLGRESRHDMNTRLRLGRESDHAKRTPLRLGREHDTAKETPLRLGRESYHDEKDTPLRLGRGSDRNKFKQHENNQKYKRSVNDANNMAM
- the LOC130654945 gene encoding involucrin-like isoform X32 is translated as MKMTFVAKLLVFSLCVVLVCSYKLENSGDVDNHNSDSTENRNFESTDNQKRDLTSRNELNHAEDTPLRLGREAKRKTPLRLGRESDRGRNTPLRLGRESDQARNTPLRLGRELYHERKDIPLRLGRESEDDTPLRLGRESNYAKETPLRLGRESDRARNTPLRLGRESNYAKETPLRLGKHSRYAEDTSLRLGRESDRSKNTLLRLGRESDRSRNTPLRLGRESDRSRNTPLRLGRESDRSRNTPLRLGRESDRSRNTPLRLGRESNYANKTPLRLGRVSEDDTPLRLGRESNYAKETPLRLGRESEDDTPLRLGRESDDAENTPLRLGREYETSKDTPLRLGRESRHDMNTRLRLGRESDHAKRTPLRLGREHDTAKETPLRLGRESYHDEKDTPLRLGRGSDRNKFKQHENNQKYKRSVNDANNMAM
- the LOC130654945 gene encoding involucrin-like isoform X33, giving the protein MKMTFVAKLLVFSLCVVLVCSYKLENSGDVDNHNSDSTENRNFESTDNQKRDLTSRNELNHAEDTPLRLGREAKRKTPLRLGRESDRGRNTPLRLGRESDQARNTPLRLGRELYHERKDIPLRLGRESEDDTPLRLGRESNYAKETPLRLGRESDRARNTPLRLGRESNYAKETPLRLGRQHNKARDTPLRLDRESDRSKNTPLRLGRESDRSRNTPLRLGRESDRSRNTPLRLGRESDRSRNTPLRLGRESDRSRNTPLRLGRESNYANKTPLRLGRVSEDDTPLRLGRESNYAKETPLRLGRESEDDTPLRLGRESDDAENTPLRLGREYETSKDTPLRLGRESRHDMNTRLRLGRESDHAKRTPLRLGREHDTAKETPLRLGRESYHDEKDTPLRLGRGSDRNKFKQHENNQKYKRSVNDANNMAM
- the LOC130654945 gene encoding involucrin-like isoform X28 translates to MKMTFVAKLLVFSLCVVLVCSYKLENSGDVDNHNSDSTENRNFESTDNQKRDLTSRNELNHAEDTPLRLGREAKRKTPLRLGRESDRGRNTPLRLGRESDQARNTPLRLGRELYHERKDIPLRLGRESEDDTPLRLGRESNYAKETPLRLGRESDRARNTPLRLGRESNYAKETPLRLGKHSRYAEDTSLRLGRQHNKARDTPLRLDRESDRSKNTPLRLGRESDRSRNTPLRLGRESDRSRNTPLRLGRESDRSRNTPLRLGRESNYANKTPLRLGRVSEDDTPLRLGRESNYAKETPLRLGRESEDDTPLRLGRESDDAENTPLRLGREYETSKDTPLRLGRESRHDMNTRLRLGRESDHAKRTPLRLGREHDTAKETPLRLGRESYHDEKDTPLRLGRGSDRNKFKQHENNQKYKRSVNDANNMAM
- the LOC130654945 gene encoding involucrin-like isoform X27 gives rise to the protein MKMTFVAKLLVFSLCVVLVCSYKLENSGDVDNHNSDSTENRNFESTDNQKRDLTSRNELNHAEDTPLRLGREAKRKTPLRLGRESDRGRNTPLRLGRESDQARNTPLRLGRELYHERKDIPLRLGRESEDDTPLRLGRESNYAKETPLRLGRESDRARNTPLRLGRESNYAKETPLRLGKHSRYAEDTSLRLGRQHNKARDTPLRLGRESDRRKNTPLRLGRESDRSRNTPLRLGRESDRSRNTPLRLGRESDRSRNTPLRLGRESNYANKTPLRLGRVSEDDTPLRLGRESNYAKETPLRLGRESEDDTPLRLGRESDDAENTPLRLGREYETSKDTPLRLGRESRHDMNTRLRLGRESDHAKRTPLRLGREHDTAKETPLRLGRESYHDEKDTPLRLGRGSDRNKFKQHENNQKYKRSVNDANNMAM
- the LOC130654945 gene encoding involucrin-like isoform X29 — its product is MKMTFVAKLLVFSLCVVLVCSYKLENSGDVDNHNSDSTENRNFESTDNQKRDLTSRNELNHAEDTPLRLGREAKRKTPLRLGRESDRGRNTPLRLGRESDQARNTPLRLGRELYHERKDIPLRLGRESEDDTPLRLGRESNYAKETPLRLGRESDRARNTPLRLGRESNYAKETPLRLGKHSRYAEDTSLRLGRQHNKARDTPLRLGRESDRSRNTPLRLGRESDRSRNTPLRLGRESDRSRNTPLRLGRESDRSRNTPLRLGRESNYANKTPLRLGRVSEDDTPLRLGRESNYAKETPLRLGRESEDDTPLRLGRESDDAENTPLRLGREYETSKDTPLRLGRESRHDMNTRLRLGRESDHAKRTPLRLGREHDTAKETPLRLGRESYHDEKDTPLRLGRGSDRNKFKQHENNQKYKRSVNDANNMAM
- the LOC130654945 gene encoding involucrin-like isoform X4, encoding MKMTFVAKLLVFSLCVVLVCSYKLENSGDVDNHNSDSTENRNFESTDNQKRDLTSRNELNHAEDTPLRLGREAKRKTPLRLGRESDRGRNTPLRLGRESDQARNTPLRLGRELYHERKDIPLRLGRESEDDTPLRLGRESNYAKETPLRLGRESDRARNTPLRLGRESNYAKETPLRLGKHSRYAEDTSLRLGRQHNKARDTPLRLDRESDRSKNTPLRLGRESDRRKNTPLRLGRESDRSKNTLLRLGRESDRSRNTPLRLGRESDRSRNTPLRLGRESDRSRNTPLRLGRESDRSRNTPLRLGRESDRSRNTPLRLGRESNYANKTPLRLGRVSEDDTPLRLGRESNYAKETPLRLGRESEDDTPLRLGRESDDAENTPLRLGREYETSKDTPLRLGRESRHDMNTRLRLGRESDHAKRTPLRLGREHDTAKETPLRLGRESYHDEKDTPLRLGRGSDRNKFKQHENNQKYKRSVNDANNMAM
- the LOC130654945 gene encoding involucrin-like isoform X26, with protein sequence MKMTFVAKLLVFSLCVVLVCSYKLENSGDVDNHNSDSTENRNFESTDNQKRDLTSRNELNHAEDTPLRLGREAKRKTPLRLGRESDRGRNTPLRLGRESDQARNTPLRLGRELYHERKDIPLRLGRESEDDTPLRLGRESNYAKETPLRLGRESDRARNTPLRLGRESNYAKETPLRLGKHSRYAEDTSLRLGRQHNKARDTPLRLGRESDRRKNTPLRLGRESDRSKNTLLRLGRESDRSRNTPLRLGRESDRSRNTPLRLGRESNYANKTPLRLGRVSEDDTPLRLGRESNYAKETPLRLGRESEDDTPLRLGRESDDAENTPLRLGREYETSKDTPLRLGRESRHDMNTRLRLGRESDHAKRTPLRLGREHDTAKETPLRLGRESYHDEKDTPLRLGRGSDRNKFKQHENNQKYKRSVNDANNMAM
- the LOC130654945 gene encoding involucrin-like isoform X42, yielding MKMTFVAKLLVFSLCVVLVCSYKLENSGDVDNHNSDSTENRNFESTDNQKRDLTSRNELNHAEDTPLRLGREAKRKTPLRLGRESDRGRNTPLRLGRESDQARNTPLRLGRELYHERKDIPLRLGRESEDDTPLRLGRESNYAKETPLRLGRESDRARNTPLRLGRESNYAKETPLRLGRQHNKARDTPLRLDRESDRSKNTPLRLGRESDRSRNTPLRLGRESDRSRNTPLRLGRESDRSRNTPLRLGRESNYANKTPLRLGRVSEDDTPLRLGRESNYAKETPLRLGRESEDDTPLRLGRESDDAENTPLRLGREYETSKDTPLRLGRESRHDMNTRLRLGRESDHAKRTPLRLGREHDTAKETPLRLGRESYHDEKDTPLRLGRGSDRNKFKQHENNQKYKRSVNDANNMAM